One segment of Deinococcus sp. Leaf326 DNA contains the following:
- a CDS encoding protease complex subunit PrcB family protein produces the protein MPFSRLAFPALLLLGAGLLAGCSMTGPTNLRVHEVSLTGGAQERLAWVYGTLGQGQSSASLKIGGQAVTLRVQVQDDLSLPGTLSVDGKSTYRQPLAATTQKVSVTRDTAGLFTVAPQNGASLAAVYYTDGTNWVRLSGVQGRVSAAPSAGLSGAGQLTDEEGAALGRALASAGRTQGGLAVAVLNDPQSPLSIEPAATETRRTALYVLPGVTTVPAGNNGGVPFPGNGQTTTPPVVAGGNVNFTEVASGSNANMAEAGVQVASTAAAARALLSVAYGNQTGTPTVPALSSTDTLVGVFLGQRATGGYGVRVVSANAQSGVLTLTVAVQAPGAGTFTTQAITSPWTLVRVNGKFSQINVVDQNGQPLR, from the coding sequence ATGCCCTTTTCCCGTTTGGCGTTTCCTGCCCTGCTCCTGCTGGGCGCCGGTCTGCTGGCCGGTTGCTCCATGACCGGCCCCACCAATCTCCGGGTCCACGAGGTCAGCCTGACCGGCGGCGCGCAGGAGCGCCTCGCGTGGGTGTACGGCACGCTGGGCCAGGGCCAGTCGAGCGCCAGCCTGAAGATCGGCGGGCAGGCCGTGACCCTGCGCGTCCAGGTGCAGGACGACCTCTCGCTGCCCGGCACCCTCAGCGTGGACGGCAAGTCCACCTACCGCCAGCCCCTCGCCGCGACCACCCAGAAGGTCTCGGTGACGCGAGACACAGCCGGTCTGTTCACGGTCGCTCCCCAGAACGGCGCTTCGCTGGCGGCCGTCTACTACACCGACGGCACGAACTGGGTGCGCCTGAGCGGCGTTCAGGGACGTGTGAGCGCGGCACCCTCCGCTGGTCTGAGCGGTGCGGGTCAGCTGACCGACGAGGAAGGTGCGGCGCTGGGGCGGGCTCTGGCCTCCGCCGGCCGCACGCAGGGTGGGCTGGCCGTGGCCGTCCTGAACGATCCCCAGTCCCCCCTGAGCATCGAGCCGGCCGCCACCGAGACGCGCCGCACCGCCCTGTACGTCCTGCCGGGCGTGACGACCGTTCCGGCGGGCAACAACGGCGGCGTGCCCTTCCCAGGCAATGGACAGACCACCACGCCGCCCGTGGTGGCCGGAGGCAACGTGAATTTCACCGAGGTCGCCAGCGGCAGCAATGCCAACATGGCCGAGGCTGGCGTGCAGGTCGCGAGCACCGCCGCCGCCGCGCGGGCCCTGCTGAGCGTCGCCTACGGCAACCAGACCGGCACGCCCACCGTTCCGGCCCTGAGCAGCACCGACACCCTCGTCGGCGTATTCCTGGGCCAGCGGGCCACCGGGGGGTACGGGGTGCGCGTGGTCTCGGCCAACGCCCAGAGCGGCGTCCTGACCCTCACGGTCGCCGTGCAGGCACCGGGTGCGGGCACTTTCACCACCCAGGCGATCACCAGCCCCTGGACGCTTGTGCGTGTGAACGGCAAGTTCAGCCAGATCAACGTGGTGGACCAGAACGGCCAACCCCTGCGCTGA
- a CDS encoding PLP-dependent aspartate aminotransferase family protein: MTPYDLTTRAARAGEEARPAGSTPLVEPIYQSTVYAFPDLETLDRAMSGEEPASFYYRNGTPNAATLERALAGLESTEAALVAASGMAAISAALLGVLKTGDHVVADARVYGVTYALLAEELPRLGIEVSFVDACDPAEVEAALRDNTRILHVESLTNPLMTVPDVPALAELAHGRGALLSVDNTFASPAVFRPAEHGADLVTHSVSKYLSGHSAALGGVVCGRADLIALARTRLTRLGGTISAFDAWMTLQGLKTLGLRMRAHSGNAQAVADVLVNHPRVRAVYHPGLSDHPQFHRAMDLFPAGFGGMLAAEIEDAPGFVRALAGRIPLAPSLADVMTTLSWPWGTSHRPLPEGERRRLGITPELLRLSVGIEDIGDLLGDLEAALD; the protein is encoded by the coding sequence ATGACCCCCTACGACCTGACCACCCGCGCCGCCCGCGCCGGCGAGGAGGCCCGCCCAGCCGGCAGCACCCCCCTGGTCGAGCCGATCTACCAGAGCACCGTCTACGCCTTCCCGGACCTGGAGACACTGGACCGCGCCATGAGCGGCGAGGAGCCCGCGAGCTTCTACTACCGCAACGGCACCCCCAACGCCGCGACGCTGGAGCGCGCATTGGCCGGGCTGGAGAGCACCGAGGCCGCGCTGGTGGCCGCAAGCGGCATGGCAGCCATCAGCGCGGCGCTGCTGGGCGTCCTGAAGACCGGCGACCATGTGGTGGCCGACGCCCGTGTGTACGGCGTGACCTACGCCCTGCTGGCCGAGGAGCTACCCCGCCTGGGCATTGAGGTGAGTTTCGTGGACGCCTGTGACCCGGCCGAAGTAGAGGCTGCGCTACGCGACAACACCCGTATCCTGCACGTCGAGAGCCTCACCAATCCGCTCATGACGGTGCCGGACGTGCCCGCCCTGGCGGAGCTCGCGCACGGGCGCGGCGCGCTCCTCAGCGTGGACAACACCTTCGCCAGCCCCGCCGTCTTCCGGCCAGCCGAGCACGGAGCCGACCTCGTAACCCATTCGGTGAGCAAGTACCTCAGCGGACACAGCGCGGCGCTGGGCGGCGTGGTCTGCGGGCGCGCGGACCTCATCGCTCTGGCGCGTACCCGACTCACGCGCCTGGGCGGCACCATCTCGGCCTTCGACGCGTGGATGACCCTTCAGGGTCTCAAGACCCTGGGCCTGAGGATGCGCGCCCACAGCGGCAACGCACAGGCGGTCGCCGACGTGCTCGTCAACCACCCGCGCGTCCGGGCCGTGTACCACCCCGGCCTGTCGGACCATCCGCAGTTCCACCGCGCGATGGACCTTTTTCCTGCGGGCTTTGGGGGAATGCTCGCCGCCGAGATTGAGGACGCGCCCGGCTTCGTACGCGCGCTGGCCGGCCGCATTCCGCTGGCACCCTCGCTGGCCGACGTGATGACCACACTGTCATGGCCCTGGGGCACCTCGCACCGTCCCCTGCCGGAAGGCGAACGCCGCCGCCTGGGCATCACGCCCGAACTGCTGCGGCTGTCGGTGGGAATCGAGGACATCGGCGACCTGCTGGGCGACCTCGAAGCGGCGCTGGACTAG
- a CDS encoding alpha-amylase family glycosyl hydrolase — MTQTGPLNGELKWWQSSVIYQIYPRSFQDSGEDGVGDLRGVTARLPYVASLGVGAVWLSPIFTSPMRDFGYDVADYCGIDPLFGTLEDFDALVAEAHRLGLKVMLDYVPNHTSSDHAWFQEALAGRGSEKRDWYVWRDPAADGRVPNNWKSFFGGPAWTLDKASGQYYLHQFLPTQPDLNWRNPAVRAAMFDVLRFWMRRGVDGFRVDVIWLLAEDEAMRDEPANPDWKPGDVEHASLDHIHTQDQPETHEYIREMRRVLDEFDDRMMVGEIYLPVAKLLPYAGTPEAPMVHLPFNFHLILQGWTAELVRGFADSYDAACRLGRSWPNWVLGNHDQHRFKSRLGADQYRVAQTLLLTLRGTPTVYYGDEIGMTDVDVPADRVVDPAALQQPDSPEAGRDPERTPMQWDATANAGFAPGGATPWLPLADDYAAVNVAAQDGDPASDLNYFRALTRLRAEHPALVGGAYRSLETPVADVFAYERTPEHGGGERLVVLLNFGGETQDVAEVAGGDTLLSSLGDRPERGAALRPHEARILRG, encoded by the coding sequence ATGACCCAGACCGGCCCGCTGAACGGTGAACTCAAGTGGTGGCAGAGCTCCGTCATCTACCAGATCTACCCGCGTTCCTTTCAGGACAGCGGTGAGGACGGCGTGGGCGACCTGCGCGGCGTCACGGCGCGGCTCCCCTACGTGGCGAGCCTGGGCGTGGGGGCAGTGTGGCTCTCGCCCATCTTCACCAGCCCCATGCGCGACTTCGGCTACGACGTGGCCGACTACTGCGGCATCGACCCGCTGTTCGGCACCCTGGAGGATTTTGACGCCCTGGTCGCCGAGGCGCACCGCCTGGGCCTGAAGGTGATGCTCGACTACGTGCCCAACCACACGAGTTCCGACCATGCGTGGTTTCAGGAGGCGCTGGCGGGCAGAGGTAGCGAGAAGCGCGACTGGTACGTCTGGCGCGATCCGGCGGCAGACGGCAGGGTGCCCAACAACTGGAAGTCCTTCTTCGGCGGCCCCGCGTGGACGCTGGACAAGGCGAGCGGGCAGTACTACCTGCACCAGTTTCTGCCCACCCAGCCAGACCTGAACTGGCGCAACCCGGCGGTGCGGGCGGCCATGTTCGACGTGCTGCGCTTCTGGATGCGCCGGGGCGTGGACGGCTTCCGGGTGGACGTGATCTGGCTGCTGGCCGAGGACGAGGCCATGCGCGACGAGCCGGCCAACCCCGACTGGAAGCCCGGCGATGTGGAACACGCCAGCCTCGACCATATCCACACCCAGGACCAGCCCGAGACGCACGAGTACATCCGCGAGATGCGCCGCGTGCTCGACGAGTTCGACGACCGCATGATGGTGGGCGAGATCTACCTGCCGGTCGCCAAGCTGCTGCCCTACGCCGGCACGCCCGAGGCACCGATGGTGCATCTGCCCTTCAACTTCCACCTGATCCTCCAGGGCTGGACGGCAGAACTCGTGCGGGGCTTTGCCGACAGCTACGACGCCGCGTGCCGCCTGGGTCGCAGCTGGCCCAACTGGGTGCTGGGCAACCACGACCAGCACCGTTTCAAGTCCCGTCTGGGCGCGGACCAGTACCGCGTGGCGCAGACGCTACTCCTGACGCTGCGCGGTACGCCGACCGTGTACTACGGCGACGAGATCGGCATGACCGACGTGGACGTGCCCGCCGACAGGGTTGTGGACCCGGCCGCCCTCCAACAGCCCGACAGCCCCGAGGCCGGCCGCGACCCCGAGCGCACGCCAATGCAGTGGGACGCCACCGCCAACGCGGGCTTCGCGCCCGGGGGAGCTACGCCCTGGCTGCCGCTGGCCGACGACTACGCCGCCGTGAACGTGGCCGCCCAGGACGGCGACCCGGCCAGCGACCTGAACTACTTCCGGGCCCTGACCCGGCTGCGCGCCGAGCATCCTGCCCTGGTGGGCGGCGCCTACCGCAGCTTGGAAACCCCCGTTGCCGACGTGTTCGCCTACGAGCGCACGCCCGAACACGGGGGCGGCGAGCGTTTGGTAGTCCTGCTGAACTTCGGCGGCGAGACGCAGGACGTGGCCGAAGTGGCCGGCGGCGATACCCTGCTGAGCAGCCTGGGCGACCGCCCGGAGCGCGGCGCGGCCCTGCGCCCCCACGAGGCGCGGATTCTGCGGGGTTGA